Proteins encoded together in one Camelina sativa cultivar DH55 chromosome 9, Cs, whole genome shotgun sequence window:
- the LOC104711891 gene encoding cytochrome P450 71B8-like isoform X1, translating to MLLRFGVVPMVVFSSKEAAKEVRKTHDLETCTRPKLVANGLFSRNFKDIGFTQYGEDWREMKKLVGLELFSPKKHKSFRYIREDEGDLLVKKISKSAQTKTLINLRKSFFSFTAGTIFRIAFGQNFREYSFIDMDKLEELVLEAETNVCILALTDFLPTGFGWLVDRISGRHSRMNNAFSKLTNFFHHVIDEQLKIGQLQDNSNLVSAMLDMINVPTNLSSLKITSDHLIAMMSDVVLAGVNAGTVTMIWLMAELTRHPRVMQKLQEEIRATLGSNKERITEEDLQKVEYLNLVIKETFRLHPSSPLLLPRETMSDIEIQGYHIPKNTHIKINTYTIGRDPNVWTNPEEFYPERFSNSSISYKGQHYELLPFGAGRRSCPGMNLGITILELGLLNILYFFDWSLPNGVTIEDIDMEEDGAFNKSLELIPTIPSSL from the exons ATGCTTCTCCGTTTCGGGGTCGTCCCTATGGTCGTGTTCTCTTCCAAGGAAGCAGCTAAAGAAGTTCGCAAAACACATGACCTAGAGACTTGTACCAGACCTAAGCTGGTCGCAAATGGGTTGTTTTCTCGCAACTTCAAAGACATTGGTTTCACACAGTATGGTGAAGACTGGCGAGAGATGAAAAAGCTTGTGGGGCTAGAGCTCTTTAGTCCGAAAAAGCATAAGTCTTTCAGGTATATCAGAGAGGACGAAGGTGACTTGCTGgtcaagaaaatatcaaaatccgctcaaacaaaaaccctaataaaTTTGAGGAAATCCTTTTTCTCCTTCACCGCCGGTACCATATTTAGAATAGCCTTTGGACAAAACTTCCGCGAGTACAGTTTCATCGAtatggacaaacttgaagagctGGTGCTAGAGGCAGAAACCAACGTATGCATCTTGGCACTCACTGACTTCTTACCTACGGGTTTTGGTTGGCTTGTAGACCGGATCTCCGGTCGGCATTCGAGGATGAACAATGCCTTTTCCAAACTCACCAATTTCTTTCACCATGTGATTGATGAGCAACTAAAGATTGGACAACTCCAAGATAATTCCAACCTCGTCAGTGCCATGTTGGATATGATCAATGTACCCACTAATCTCAGTTCTTTAAAGATCACTTCCGATCATCTCATAGCAATGATGTCG GATGTAGTTTTGGCGGGAGTGAACGCGGGAACAGTCACGATGATATGGTTAATGGCAGAACTAACCAGACATCCAAGGGTGATGCAAAAACTCCAAGAAGAGATTCGAGCAACACTCGGATCCAACAAAGAGAGAATCACAGAAGAAGATCTACAAAAGGTCGAGTACCTGAATCTAGTGATCAAAGAAACATTCAGATTACATCCATCATCTCCTCTCTTGCTCCCAAGAGAAACAATGTCCGACATCGAGATTCAAGGCTACCACATCCCCAAGAACACACATATCAAGATCAACACTTACACGATAGGACGTGATCCAAATGTTTGGACTAACCCTGAAGAATTCTATCCTGAGAGGTTTTCCAATTCCTCTATCAGCTACAAAGGTCAGCATTACGAGCTCTTGCCCTTTGGAGCAGGACGTAGAAGCTGTCCCGGTATGAACTTGGGAATCACCATACTTGAGCTAGGTCTTCTTAACATTCTTTACTTCTTCGATTGGAGTTTGCCCAATGGAGTGACCATTGAAGACATTGACATGGAAGAAGACGGAGCTTTCAACAAGTCTCTTGAGCTCATACCAACTATTCCATCATCACTCTGA
- the LOC104711891 gene encoding cytochrome P450 71B8-like isoform X2, with protein sequence MLLRFGVVPMVVFSSKEAAKEVRKTHDLETCTRPKLVANGLFSRNFKDIGFTQYGEDWREMKKLVGLELFSPKKHKSFRYIREDEGDLLVKKISKSAQTKTLINLRKSFFSFTAGTIFRIAFGQNFREYSFIDMDKLEELVLEAETNVCILALTDFLPTGFGWLVDRISGCSFGGSERGNSHDDMVNDLQKVEYLNLVIKETFRLHPSSPLLLPRETMSDIEIQGYHIPKNTHIKINTYTIGRDPNVWTNPEEFYPERFSNSSISYKGQHYELLPFGAGRRSCPGMNLGITILELGLLNILYFFDWSLPNGVTIEDIDMEEDGAFNKSLELIPTIPSSL encoded by the exons ATGCTTCTCCGTTTCGGGGTCGTCCCTATGGTCGTGTTCTCTTCCAAGGAAGCAGCTAAAGAAGTTCGCAAAACACATGACCTAGAGACTTGTACCAGACCTAAGCTGGTCGCAAATGGGTTGTTTTCTCGCAACTTCAAAGACATTGGTTTCACACAGTATGGTGAAGACTGGCGAGAGATGAAAAAGCTTGTGGGGCTAGAGCTCTTTAGTCCGAAAAAGCATAAGTCTTTCAGGTATATCAGAGAGGACGAAGGTGACTTGCTGgtcaagaaaatatcaaaatccgctcaaacaaaaaccctaataaaTTTGAGGAAATCCTTTTTCTCCTTCACCGCCGGTACCATATTTAGAATAGCCTTTGGACAAAACTTCCGCGAGTACAGTTTCATCGAtatggacaaacttgaagagctGGTGCTAGAGGCAGAAACCAACGTATGCATCTTGGCACTCACTGACTTCTTACCTACGGGTTTTGGTTGGCTTGTAGACCGGATCTCCG GATGTAGTTTTGGCGGGAGTGAACGCGGGAACAGTCACGATGATATGGTTAATG ATCTACAAAAGGTCGAGTACCTGAATCTAGTGATCAAAGAAACATTCAGATTACATCCATCATCTCCTCTCTTGCTCCCAAGAGAAACAATGTCCGACATCGAGATTCAAGGCTACCACATCCCCAAGAACACACATATCAAGATCAACACTTACACGATAGGACGTGATCCAAATGTTTGGACTAACCCTGAAGAATTCTATCCTGAGAGGTTTTCCAATTCCTCTATCAGCTACAAAGGTCAGCATTACGAGCTCTTGCCCTTTGGAGCAGGACGTAGAAGCTGTCCCGGTATGAACTTGGGAATCACCATACTTGAGCTAGGTCTTCTTAACATTCTTTACTTCTTCGATTGGAGTTTGCCCAATGGAGTGACCATTGAAGACATTGACATGGAAGAAGACGGAGCTTTCAACAAGTCTCTTGAGCTCATACCAACTATTCCATCATCACTCTGA